Proteins encoded together in one Coffea arabica cultivar ET-39 chromosome 2c, Coffea Arabica ET-39 HiFi, whole genome shotgun sequence window:
- the LOC113727493 gene encoding pentatricopeptide repeat-containing protein At4g21190 isoform X2 encodes MKVCAAKGPRPRYPRVWKTRRKIGTISKSIKLVECIKGLSNVKEEVYGALDSFIAWELEFPLITVKKALKTLENEKEWKRIIQVTKWMLSKGQGRTMGTYYTLLNALAEDGRLDEAEELWTKLFSENLESMPRLFFEKMVSIYYRREMHDKMFEVFADMEELGVTPTRSIVKMIGDVFQKLGMMDKCQKLNKKYPPPKWVYRYIKGKRVRIKATDLYDSDDRNSVGDSDDDANSASSGSTENTEIQMDEQGEVDHHQNQATDVRSLESVKPIESKVF; translated from the exons ATGAAG GTATGTGCTGCTAAAGGTCCTCGACCAAGGTATCCCAGAGTTTGGAAAACCAGAAGGAAAATAGGGACTATCTCCAAGTCTATAAAACTTGTTGAATGT ATAAAGGGATTATCGAACGTCAAGGAAGAAGTTTACGGTGCTCTCGATTCATTTATTGCCTGGGAACTGGAGTTCCCTCTAATTACAGTTAAGAAAGCTTTAAAGACccttgaaaatgaaaaggaatgGAAGAGAATAATTCAG GTCACAAAGTGGATGCTAAGCAAAGGTCAAGGAAGGACCATGGGAACCTATTACACGTTGCTTAATGCTTTGGCTGAGGATGGGAGGCTTGATGAGGCTGAAGAACTCTGGACTAAGTTATtctccgaaaatctggaaagcATGCCTCGTCTTTTCTTTGAGAAAATGGTATCCATATACTATCGCAGGGAAATGCATGACAAGATGTTTGAG GTATTCGCTGACATGGAAGAGCTTGGAGTAACACCTACTAGGTCAATTGTGAAAATGATTGGAGATGTGTTTCAGAAGCTTGGTATGATGGACAAGTGCCAAAAGCTGAACAAGAAATATCCACCACCAAAGTGGGTATATAGATATATCAAGGGAAAGCGTGTCAGAATTAAAGCCACAGATCTTTATGATTCTGATGATAGAAATTCTGTAGGTGATTCTGATGATGATGCTAACAGCGCTTCATCTGGGTCAACTGAAAATACTGAAATTCAGATGGATGAGCAGGGTGAGGTTGACCATCATCAGAATCAAGCTACTGATGTACGTTCTTTGGAATCTGTTAAACCAATTGAATCTAAAGTCTTCTGA
- the LOC113727493 gene encoding pentatricopeptide repeat-containing protein At4g21190 isoform X1, giving the protein MLCLRFTPVSFTKWWEPVQFHRMNKNVVVCAAKGPRPRYPRVWKTRRKIGTISKSIKLVECIKGLSNVKEEVYGALDSFIAWELEFPLITVKKALKTLENEKEWKRIIQVTKWMLSKGQGRTMGTYYTLLNALAEDGRLDEAEELWTKLFSENLESMPRLFFEKMVSIYYRREMHDKMFEVFADMEELGVTPTRSIVKMIGDVFQKLGMMDKCQKLNKKYPPPKWVYRYIKGKRVRIKATDLYDSDDRNSVGDSDDDANSASSGSTENTEIQMDEQGEVDHHQNQATDVRSLESVKPIESKVF; this is encoded by the exons ATGCTTTGTTTGAGGTTTACTCCGGTTAGTTTCACTAAATGGTGGGAACCGGTTCAATTTCACCGCATGAATAAAAATGTTGTG GTATGTGCTGCTAAAGGTCCTCGACCAAGGTATCCCAGAGTTTGGAAAACCAGAAGGAAAATAGGGACTATCTCCAAGTCTATAAAACTTGTTGAATGT ATAAAGGGATTATCGAACGTCAAGGAAGAAGTTTACGGTGCTCTCGATTCATTTATTGCCTGGGAACTGGAGTTCCCTCTAATTACAGTTAAGAAAGCTTTAAAGACccttgaaaatgaaaaggaatgGAAGAGAATAATTCAG GTCACAAAGTGGATGCTAAGCAAAGGTCAAGGAAGGACCATGGGAACCTATTACACGTTGCTTAATGCTTTGGCTGAGGATGGGAGGCTTGATGAGGCTGAAGAACTCTGGACTAAGTTATtctccgaaaatctggaaagcATGCCTCGTCTTTTCTTTGAGAAAATGGTATCCATATACTATCGCAGGGAAATGCATGACAAGATGTTTGAG GTATTCGCTGACATGGAAGAGCTTGGAGTAACACCTACTAGGTCAATTGTGAAAATGATTGGAGATGTGTTTCAGAAGCTTGGTATGATGGACAAGTGCCAAAAGCTGAACAAGAAATATCCACCACCAAAGTGGGTATATAGATATATCAAGGGAAAGCGTGTCAGAATTAAAGCCACAGATCTTTATGATTCTGATGATAGAAATTCTGTAGGTGATTCTGATGATGATGCTAACAGCGCTTCATCTGGGTCAACTGAAAATACTGAAATTCAGATGGATGAGCAGGGTGAGGTTGACCATCATCAGAATCAAGCTACTGATGTACGTTCTTTGGAATCTGTTAAACCAATTGAATCTAAAGTCTTCTGA